From the Argopecten irradians isolate NY chromosome 13, Ai_NY, whole genome shotgun sequence genome, one window contains:
- the LOC138306215 gene encoding uncharacterized protein: MPQQRQMSLTSNFSDTQMDDILKCGICHSEFLDPRQLKCGHVFCFKCIKTDYETRDRNNGKCPICRTDYWPSPSRAIDSLPQCPLPLRHILSIRRSRKNCCEYCQDTPALYICIRCRLWLCNDCRSKTCIQRRQSSGTHEAFPQHDLEPDLLDIVVRSRGDSCAEHQHLDVKWYCSQCSRLACSLCKINSHVGHVSLVSVETKAQEVRVHLQTIISSLKAKQCEHKDNKATLTELISSCCKVFVDVKHCYTSIDHCNVGIEECEKLILSISKLLDNGSLKVIVENYLNLKERISTELHKRLVLDRVREVILPKPVPTEQEDEIANPDEEHQTEKNPCESTWENTDISIANGDACESLQCKCDDVTCWICLHCRKRLCGSCKASSCEAGRQRDAKHTPLNADIDPTLYDIVVRSRSSSCNTHPTYNIESFCCKCHVPVCNLCSYRHGHHTVVSIAERSRSCRRIMEEKLKQLNTKIQEYSVTLDRVSKIKRNCHFHMLNSEYFDNISRECASRSRTCDDLNKVLHLLLKYASKSVIVEIFCTKESKIEQELQYTPSDHLSEIKRMANFLSETLSDKTTTTITS, encoded by the coding sequence ATGCCACAACAACGTCAGATGTCTCTCACCAGTAACTTTTCTGATACACAAATGGACGATATTTTAAAGTGCGGGATATGTCATTCGGAATTCCTTGACCCAAGACAATTAAAATGTGGACACGTGTTTTGTTTCAAGTGTATAAAAACGGATTATGAAACCCGTGACAGGAATAATGGAAAATGTCCTATCTGTAGGACGGACTACTGGCCTAGTCCGAGCAGAGCCATAGATTCTTTACCGCAATGTCCGCTACCATTACGTCATATTCTGTCTATAAGGAGAAGTCGGAAGAACTGCTGTGAGTATTGTCAGGACACCCCGGCTCTGTATATCTGTATTAGGTGTCGGCTGTGGTTATGCAATGACTGTAGATCGAAAACTTGTATACAACGCCGGCAGTCGTCTGGTACCCACGAGGCTTTTCCTCAACACGACCTGGAGCCTGATCTTCTGGACATTGTGGTGAGGAGTAGGGGGGATTCGTGCGCTGAACATCAACACTTAGATGTGAAATGGTACTGCTCTCAGTGTAGCAGGCTAGCTTGTAGTTTGtgtaaaataaattcacacGTGGGTCACGTCTCGTTGGTATCAGTGGAAACAAAAGCACAAGAAGTCCGTGTCCATTTGCAGACGATCATCAGTTCATTAAAAGCGAAACAGTGTGAACACAAGGACAACAAAGCCACGCTGACAGAGCTGATCAGTTCGTGTTGTAAGGTTTTCGTTGACGTTAAACATTGCTACACGTCAATTGATCATTGTAATGTTGGTATTGAAGAGTGTGAAAAGCTAATCCTGTCCATTTCTAAATTACTAGATAATGGATCACTAAAGGTCATTGTGGAGAATTACCTAAACTTAAAAGAGCGGATTTCAACCGAGCTACACAAAAGGCTTGTACTTGATAGAGTCCGGGAGGTGATTCTCCCTAAACCAGTACCTACCGAACAGGAAGACGAAATCGCTAATCCAGACGAGGAACACCAAACAGAGAAAAACCCTTGTGAGAGTACATGGGAGAATACCGATATCTCAATCGCTAATGGGGATGCGTGCGAATCCTTGCAATGTAAATGTGACGATGTGACTTGCTGGATCTGTTTGCACTGTAGGAAAAGGCTGTGCGGGTCGTGTAAGGCGTCATCATGCGAAGCAGGGCGTCAACGTGACGCAAAGCACACTCCACTGAATGCTGACATCGACCCGACTTTATACGACATAGTGGTCAGAAGCAGATCGTCTTCCTGTAATACACATCCCACCTATAACATAGAATCGTTTTGTTGTAAGTGTCACGTGCCCGTCTGTAACTTATGTTCCTATAGACACGGTCATCACACGGTGGTCAGCATCGCagagaggtcaaggtcatgtagACGTATAATGGAGGAAAAGCTAAAACAGTTGAATACTAAGATACAAGAATACTCAGTGACATTAGATCGGGTATCTAAGATAAAAAGGAACTGTCATTTCCATATGTTAAATAGTGAATATTTTGACAATATATCTAGGGAGTGTGCATCCCGATCCAGAACATGCGACGATCTCAACAAAGTCCTGCACCTTCTGCTGAAGTATGCGTCTAAGAGCGTGATCGTGGAGATCTTCTGTACGAAAGAAAGTAAGATAGAGCAGGAACTACAGTATACTCCATCTGACCACCTATCGGAGATAAAAAGGATGGCTAACTTTCTCAGTGAAACTCTGTCTGATAAAACTACAACAACAATAACGTCATAa